A window of Zalophus californianus isolate mZalCal1 chromosome 12, mZalCal1.pri.v2, whole genome shotgun sequence genomic DNA:
gagagcgagTCTGGGAGAGCGGTTTATTAGCTCGGGGATAATGGGATTGTCCTCCCTGGGCTCAGGGACGGCAGGTCGGTCTGTCACTGGTTACCTCCTGCAGCTGTCCGGGAAGCGGGACAAAAttctggaggaaaggaaaaagaaacctaaGATTTGGGTGTGAGGGAGGCTGTTTGGGTCGGTCCGGACTCTTTTCCCAGGCTCTGAATCCTTCCCCCACCGCCGCCCTCAGCCCCACACTGGCCCAGCTTCCCTCCCCAAACGCGCCAGCTCCGTCCCCCGCCCCTGGGTCCCCCGCCCCTGGCCGGGGTGCCTACCATCAGGCCTcagctggggggcagggcctTGAAGAAGGCAAACTGTCCTGGGAAGTAGTAGCTGTGGGGGTCCTCGCCGGCACGCGCCACCCTGTCACACTGAgtctcctcctgctcctcagCCTCCTGCCAGAGCCAGCGGCTGCTCAGGCCCAGGGGCCAGCAGGGCCCGGGGAGGGGGTCCCCCGGGAGGGTGTCCCCGGGGAGGGTGCCTGCATTCTCTTTGGCACGCACCTCCGCACCCCTTAGGGAACAGCGGGGCCGGGCCCAGAACCCGTCCTCACCCCTCCTCGGCCCTCCCAGCTTCCTTGCCGCTCCtcacccctcctcacccctcctcacccctcctcacccctcctcacccctcctcacccctcctcacccctcacctcctcctctttcctcccctcttttcTCATACCCCCTTGCCCCTCCTCAGCCTCTGCACACCTCAGTCCATGCTCCACCTCTGACCTCTCCTCCAGGCCCAGCTTCTCCAccttcccagcctctcccccagcctccccgccTCCTCCTGTGCCCGCTCTTACCCGgtgagcctgtgtgtgtatgGGGCAGTGGACCATCCGGCCGAGGACCTTATCTGCAGCGTTCAGTTTGATGCAGGCCAGGCATTTCCGcttcctctggggaggggagcacGGGGCCCGGGGGAGGAGAGAGGTCAGGGCAGGCATGCGGCCCCAGCAGGGTGGAAGCTGGGGGCTGCCTGCAATGGGGACCGGCTCCCCTGGCAGGCCCTAGAGCAGAGAGGCGAGGGGTCGTGTGGGCCAACTGGCTTCTGGCGCAGCCCACCCGGGGACTGGGACGCTTCAGACGTCAGCCCGTCCTGCAGTTCTCAAACTATAGAACGAGTGTGTAGGCAGGACTCCTTCCCCAGATGGGTTCTCCCCACCTGACTTTCACCTCGAGTCACTCTGCTGGTCTGTTATATTTATTTGCATGTCCTTAAAAGATATGGTATGAACACAAGGGTCCTGACATAAAAGTCTGAAAAATCACTGCTATGATCCAGTCCCTCCCTTAGCAGATGGAGGGAACAGGCCTTCAAAGAACCTATTGAGTCACAGGTTGGTGCTTGGAACAGCTGGGACTGGGGGCTCCCCCACAGCCGCGGTTATGCCCCCAAGGGGGCCGATTACAGTCAAGCCCTGTTATGAGTCAGCCCAGGCTGGGCCATCTGTACTCGAAGACTCACAGAAAGGGGGCAATTCACCAGGCCTGGGGCGGGAGCCAGCCAAACCCCATGCCGTGGGCTTCCTCCACCACTGACTTGAAGCCTGGGAGAGGGGTCCGGGTGGGAAGACGACTCTCTCTGAAGAACATACGTCCTCAGAGTAGCCCAGCGCTCCCCGCTGTCGCCTGTCCCAGCCCTGGCTGCCCACAGCATCACAAGCCCAGGCTCAGACTGAGCCAGGTCCGCTTCCAGAGAGGCTGCTCCACAGTGGGACCGGTGGCCCAACCTCGGGGCTTCTTGCTGGCTCTTTTCCTGAACCCCAACTACATACCCTCGCACTGAGCAAATAAATgccccatctctttctctctctctctctctctctcacacacacacacacacacacacaggccttcACTCACCCCGTTGGGCTTGATTTTGCACTCCGCTTTTTTCCAGTCCTTCTTCCGGCAGCTCGTCTGCTGGAGCTTAAATTCCAGCC
This region includes:
- the RARRES2 gene encoding retinoic acid receptor responder protein 2 isoform X1, which produces MWQLLMSLALWLGAVGLGRAELTVAQQRGLQVALEEFHKHPPVQWAFKKTSMDNATETPFPAGTFVRLEFKLQQTSCRKKDWKKAECKIKPNGRKRKCLACIKLNAADKVLGRMVHCPIHTQAHREAEEQEETQCDRVARAGEDPHSYYFPGQFAFFKALPPS